A segment of the Allosaccharopolyspora coralli genome:
GTGCGCAGCAGGTTCTCCAGCAGGATCTTGAGGCTGTACGGCAGGCGCTGCGCCCCGTCGACCGCGTTGAGCCGGAACACCTCGTAGGAGGCGTCACCGACCTTCAGCGTTCCACGGGCGCCGAAGCTGTCCTTGCTCGCTGGTGCAGTCACGTTAGCTCCATCTCGCGACTCGGGTGGGCGCACACGTTCGGGTATGGCCGGGAGTCTCGCGCACGTCAGCTGAGCGTGCGCGTGAACCCGGCTTCACGGTTAACAGTACGTGCGTTCTGTATTCCGCGTCGAGGCGGGTGCGGAAAGATCCGCCCGAACGTGCACGTCTGAAGAACTTTCGCGCTTCTTTCCTCGGAAACGTCGGTTCACCACGGAGCGAACGGCACTTTCGCCTCGTCCTGTGGGGCGAAAGTGCCGTTCGCCCCACTGCGGCGGGCGCTCCCGCCCGGTGGGAAAAGACATCGGGTGCGGGAGGAGTGCGTGATGGGATGTGCGCGTGAGTTTGTCGCTTCACCATCCCCGAACCACCGGCCTGCTGTTCGCCATCGCCTCCGCGATCTGCTTCGGCGGCTCCGGCCCCGCCGCGAAACCACTGATCACCGCCGGGCTCAGTCCGGTGCAGGTGGCATGGCTGCGCTTGGCCGGGGGCGCGTTGATCATGCTCCCGTTCGCGCTGCGTCATCTTGACCTCGTGCGCCGCGAGCCGAGACTGCTGCTGGGGTACGGGCTGTTCGCCATCGCGGGCGTCCAGGTCTTCTACTTCGCAGCGATCGCCACCGTTCCGGTCGGAGTCGCCCTGCTGATCGAGTTCCTCGGGCCGGTGCTCGTGCTCGGCTGGATCCGCTTCGTGCAGCGCCGTCCGGTGAGCCGTTCCGCCGCGATCGGCGTGGTGCTGGCCGTCGTCGGTCTCGCGTTCGTGGTGGAGATCTGGGCCGGGCTGGGCTTCGATCCGGTCGGGTTGCTGCTCGCGCTCGGCGCCGCCGGGTGCCAAGCCGCCTACTTCCTGCTTTCCGACCGGGGATCACAGGTCGAACCGCAGGCGCTGGCCGCCTTCGGGCTCCTGCTGGGTGCCGTGGTGGTCACGTTCATCGCCTGGCCGTGGCGGATGGACTGGTCGATCCTCGCCGGATCCGTCGAGTTCGCCGGAACACCACTTCCGGCGATCCTGGCTCTCGGATGGGTCGTGGTGGTCAGCACCGTGCTCGCCTACCTGACCGGCATCGTCGCGGTCCGGCGGCTCTCGCCGCCGGTCGCAGGGGGAGTGGCGTTCCTGGAGCCGGTCGTAGCGACCGTGCTCGCGTGGCTGCTGCTGTCCGAAGAGCTCGGTCCGTTGCAGCTGCTCGGTGGCGCCGTCGTGCTGGCCGGCGCCTACATCGCCCAGCGCGCGGCGCCGAGCAACGTGCGCGACCACGAACTCGTCGGTATCTGAGGACCATTCACGAGTGCCCGTGACGCATGCGACGCGCCACGGGCACTCCGGCGAACCCGAATTGCTCGGGTGGGCTTCAGGCGACCCGCACGCGGGCGAAGGCCGACTTCGCCAGTTGCACGATCGCGGCCTCGAGGAGGGCCACGGCCAGGCCGGTGAGGATCGACGTCACAACGGTGGGCATGATCTCGCGCTTTCTGCCGTTCGTGCGTTCGGACGGTCCGACTATGACGGTCCCGGATGAGTGCCGAGTGGGATGCACGTGACACGCGAGTGAACCGGCCGAGAACATCGCTGGTCAGGGCTCGATTGCCGGGGCGAAACGCTGCCAGAGCAGCATCGCCACGGCGGCCAGTACCGCGGTGGCCACCGCGATCGCCCACTGGTGCGGCAGCAGCGGGCGGCTGCCGAAAAAGTGGCTCAGACCCGGCACCTGCACCACCGTACCCAGGATGCACAGCGACCCGAGCCCGGCTGCCAGGACGAGTGGTGTCCGCCCGCGCACCGCCAGCGTCTGGGTCATCTGCGCTGCCACCAGAGCCACCAGGCCGGTGGTCCGTGCCTGCCCAACCGTCGCGATCGGTCTCGCGGCCACCCACGCGACGCCCGCCGCGGCGGAAGTCACCGCCGCGCGCGCGTAAACGTCCCGGGTCAGCGACCTGCCCAGTGATACGTCGGGGCCCTCGGAAAGCAGCTTCTCCGGCGTGGCGTCCGGAGGGGGGCGGACCGCGATCGCGATCGCGGGCAGCACGTCGGTGAGCATGTTGACCAGCAGGAGTTGGCGGGTGTTGAGCGCGGCGCCCGCACCGAACAACCCCGCACCGACCGAGTATCCGATCTCGCCGAGGTTGCCACCGAGCAGAACCGACAACGCATCGTGAACCGACATCCACATGCCGCGGCCCTCGACGATGCCGTCGGTGAGGGTTTCGATCGTGTCGTCGGCGACCACGAGGTCGGCTGCTTCGCGGGCCGCCGAGGTCGCACGCGAGCCGAAGGCGATGCCCACATGCGCGAGACCGATCGCGGGGACGTCGTTGGCGCCGTCGCCGGTCATCGCCACGGTCCTGTCGCCGGCGCGCAGCCGCGTGACGATTCGCGCCTTCTGCGCGGGACTGACCCTGGCGAAAACCGCGATCTTGCCCAGTTCGCCGTCGAGCTGGTCGTCGTCGAGGTCGTCGAGCTCGCCGCCGACCATGACCCGCTTGCCGCGGAGCATGTCCAGCTCGGAGGCGATCGCCTCCGCGGTGCTCGGATGATCACCCGTGATCATCACGACGTCGACGCCGGAACGCTGCAGTCGACCGACGGCATCCGCGGCCGTGGGATGCACCGGGTCGGCGAGCCCGAGCAGGCCGATGAAGTCGAGATCGTCGACGTCGTCCTCCTCGAGTTCGGCACGGTCGCTGGCGCTGCGTTCGGCCACCGCCAACACGCGGTAGCCCAGCAGCGCCAGTCGCTCGATCTCGGCTTCCACCGCGGCTCTGCCGTGCGCGTCGAACGCTGTCACACCGTTCTCGTCCCGCCACCCGGTGCACCGGTCCAACAGCACCTCGGGTGCCCCTTTGACATTCAGGTGCTGGTCACTGCGGGCAGCGTGGAAACCTCGGGACGGTTCGAACGGCAGCTCCGCGTGCAGCTCGCTGCCGTTCGCCCCGAGACCCAGTTCTTCGGCTCCGTCGAGGACCGCGCGGTCGGTCAGGTGCGGCACCGGCTCGCCGTTGGGGCGCGGGCTGGCCCGGGCCGCGGTGGTCACGACCCGCCGGTGCCAGTCGTGGAGGCCGTCGAGGCGGCGGCTCGATCGGCCGTCGGAAACCTCGTGCAGCGTGATCCTGCCCTGAGTGAGAGTGCCGGTCTTGTCGAAGCACAGCGCGTCCACCCGACCGAGAGCCTCGATCGTGGACGGGCTGCGCACCAGGACACCGCGTCGGGAGAGTCTCCGAGCTGCCGCGAGTTCGGCCAGCGTCGCCACGAACGGCAGTCCTTCCGGGACCGCCGCCACGGCAAGACCCACCGCTCGGCCGATCGTCTCGCCCACCGGGTTGCGCCGCAGCAGGTCCACTCCGAACAGGACAGTGCCCGCGCCCACGGAGATCGGCAAGAGCTGCTTGGTCAGCTCGCTCATCCGAGCCTCGACACCGCCGTTGCCGCCCGAGGAGGATTGCGCTTCCTGCGTGGTCCGGCCGAGTTCGGTGCTCGCTCCGGTGGCCACCACGACGGCGGTCGCCGTCCCGGAAGCCACCGCGGTGCCCTGATAGAGCATGCTGGTGCGATCCCCCGGCGTCGAAGCAGTCGTCGCGTCCACCGACTTCGACACGAGCCGCGACTCGCCGGTCAGGCTCGACTCGTCCAACTCGAGTCGATCCGCCGCCAGCACCCGGCAGTCGGCGGGAACGCCGTCACCGGCCTGGAACTCCACGATGTCGCCGGGCACGAGCTGGTCGGCGGGCACGGTGGAGACCTCGTCGTTCCGGCGCAGGCGCACCGGCAACTGGCCCGCGTCGAGCAGGTGAGCCAGTTCGCGGTCGGTGGCGATGCGTTGGACGCCGTCGACGGTCGCGCTGACCGCCAGCACCCCGGTGATGAGCACGGCGTCGAGTGCCGAGCCGAGAGCCGCGGAGACGGCAGCCCCCGCCGCGAGCACCGGCGTCATCGGGTTGATCAAGCCTTCGACGGTGGCGCTGACGATTCCGGTGCGCGGGGCGTTCTCGTTCCTCGGCGTCGTCCGATCGGCCGAAGCGGAGGCACTGAGTCCGCGCTCGGAGGTGCTGAGCACGTTCAGCACAGTCTCCGGCGGCATCGCGTGCCAGGGGGTGCGTTGCTGGGGCACTGGTGGCGGTTGCCTGCTGGTTTGCATGCCGATCCACGTACCCGCGCCGAGCGCACCCAGCGTGGCGCACTGGACGGGGACGGAGGCACGGGCGGGGGCGCCCGCCGACGGCCCGAACGCCGCGAAGAGTGCGGCAACCGATGATCCGGCCGTCGACAGCCCGGCGGCCTGCCTGCTAGCGCTCCGTGCACCCTGCACGGACGAGAGCAGCAGATGCGTGCTCGCCCCGTCGGGGCACACCACGTCGGCTGACCATGGCGGGGTGGCCCGCTGCACTCCGATGCCGACGTCGGATGCGGTCAGCGCGGCGGCCGACCTCGTGGACACCACCGCGACGGTACGACCCTCGGCCTGCAAATCCCGGACGGAACTGGCCAAATGCGTGCCACCGGCGACCAGCCTCTCGACCCGCAGTCGTCGGTCGAGCTTGCTGGACACGCCCCCGACGACCACCTCCGCCGACGAGCGGGCGGCTTCCACCCACGCTTCGGCGAGCGGGTCGAGCTCGGCCGCCACGGTGACGAGCGCGATCGGTGTCGACTCGAAGCCGAGCACGGCGACGTCGGCGCCTCGTGCCCGCTGCTGGTGCGCCAGGTCCCGGACGTCCTCTGGCAGGGGGTAATCCGACAGCGGGCCGGTCGTCCACCCGTCACGCTCGTGCCGTCGGGTCGGGTGCAGCGGATCGACCAGCGCCGTGGCGCGGTCGAACAGCTCGGACTCGTCGGCGGAAGTGTTGATCAACGTGACCGAGTCGATGGAGCGCCCACCGGTGACCAGCACGTCGGAGTCGATCACCACGGTGTCGACTCGATCCAGCCTGCGCAGCGCCTCGGGGTCGAGGACCAGTGCGTCCCGATTGGACAGCGTGACCGACATCTGTGCGCTGAACGCTTCTCGCCCGGCCTTCGCGGGACGAGGGATGCCCGCGAGCAGCGCGGCGAGCGCGCGCTGTGGGTCCCGGGTGCTGGCCAGCACCGCCGCGTACCCGGCCAACGCCGCACCGCCCGCGAAGTTGGAGACCCGTTCGACCGGTCCGTCCGCAAGCACTGTTGGCCGAGGCTCGGTCGAGACCGGTTCGGACCGATGATGTCCGGGAGCCGCGGTCGCGTCCCACCGTTGCCACGCCTGATGCCGGGCGATCGCTTCGCGGGATGCGGACCACCGACCACAGGCGTCGACGAAGACTCCGAGCGGACTTCCGGCGAGGCTTTGCGTCGCGGCGCCGCCCAGGGTGAGGGCTGTGTCGGTGACGGTCGGCCCGAGCCTGTCGCGACATTGCGTGCGTAGCCAGGGCACCGAGTCCACGAGGGAGGTCACGGCCGGGACGAGCGGCGAGACCCCGGGCACGGGCAGGACAGCGCCGATCGAGGCGTATCCGAGCCCGACAAGGCTGGTCCCCAGTGCGCCGACCTCGCGCAGCAGAGTGTCGGCGTTGGCCGGGTGCGCCGCACTGCCCGGGGCGGGCCCGTGCTGGTCAAGCCCGTACTCGGCCTCGACCTCCGCGACGATCCCGGCAAGCTGATCCACGTCGACCAGCTGCGAATCGTGATCGACGACGACACGGCCGAGGACGGCGTTGACTTCGGCGGCGTGCACGCCGGCGCGGTCGTTCAACCGATTCTCGACGGCTCGTGCGATGTCCGTTCCGGACTCCTGCGTGCCCCGGAGTTCCAGGTGGACCCGTTCCTCGCTCCGGTACATCCGCCGCTGTGACGGGGAGGCGAGGAGGGTGTCGACCGCGTGCGCGACGGGGGCTGCCATGTCCGAGGCACGTGACAGCAGCCAGCCGAGCGGCATCGATGCTCCTTTCGTACCCCGGATGCACAGCGCGTCCGCGACGCCCGGCTTGTGTCGCGCTACTCCTGGTTCGCGTCGGATCGCTGGTGGGAGACCAGCTCGGTGGCGACGCCGATGGCCACGGCGACGGGCCATTCGATGACGCTGAACACCGTGCCCGCGGCGAGTGCGCCGTAGAACACCGCGCGGTCCCGCGCCGGCAGCTGGGCGCGGACCGTGTCCATGGCGCTGTTGACGTCCTCGCGGCTCGGCATCATGTCCTGGACGTCGGGCAGGCTTGGCAGCCGCAGGTCGGTCCGGTGGAACTCCGCGGTGACGTACGGCAGCGTGATCGTGGGGCCGGTCGGTTTCGCCTGCGCCGTGGTTCCGCTGCCGGTCGGTGAACCCGTGTTCGCCTGTGACGTCGTGGTTCGGCTGCTGGTCGACGAGCGCTGCTGCGCGGCGGAGGTGGATCTGCTCGTGCTACTCGCCGTGGACGTGCTCTTGCCGGCGCTCGATCCGGAGTTCTTCCGGCCGGTCTGTCCGGAACTTCGTTGGGTGCTGGGACGCGCCCGCGTTTTCGTGGCCATGACTGCTCCTCTCCTGGGAGTCGCAAGACTTTTCAGAGTACTCCGGTGCGCCGAGTTCACAATTCGCTCGTGACCCGATCCGGGCACGTTGGTGATTTCCCGTGGCCTGAAGGAGTGTTGAGTTCTCTCGCTTTCGTCCCTGGGCGGGGTGATCTTCAGCTTTTGGGCGGGAGCAGCCGTGCACGTCGGCATCGGGCGCGTCTCGCGAGGACGAATTGCGACATGGGAGGGTGACAGCCGTGGCAGAACAGCCCGTCGGCGAGCAACCGCACGATCAGTGGGCGCGTGCGCGTGAGGTTTTCGCGTCCGCGCGGCGCGTCACCGCTCTGACCGGTGCCGGCGTCTCCACTGCCTCCGGCATTCCGGACTTTCGGGGCCCACAAGGAATGTGGACACGGAATCCCGAGTCACAGCGCCTCACCGACATCTCGGCCTACGTCGCCGACCCGGAGGTGCGCACGCTCGCGTGGCAGCGGCGACTGACGCACCCGGCCTGGGACGCGGTGCCCGGCTCGGCGCATCGAGCGCTGGCCGATCTCGACCACGCCGGGCGCCTCGGCGCGCTGATCACGCAGAACATCGACGAGCTGCACCAGCAGTCCGGTGTCGACGCGTCCCGGATCATCGAACTGCACGGCACGTTGTTCGCGACGATCTGCCTGGACTGTGGTGCTACCGGAAGCATGCACGCCTCCCTGGCGCGGGTCCGCGACGGCGAGGGCGATCCACCGTGCCGGGCGTGCGGGGGAATCCTCAAGTCCCGCACCGTCTCGTTCGGCGAATCCCTCGACCCGGCAGTACTGCGGGCGGCCCAGCGGGCTGCGTTGAACTGCGACGTCTTCCTCGCGGCGGGCACGTCGTTGACCGTCGCACCCGCCGCCGGGCTCGCCGAACTGTCCGTGCGGGCGGGCGCTCGCCTGATCATCTGCAACGCGGAACCGACGCCGTACGACGCCCTCGCCACCGCCGTGCTCGGCGGTGCGCTCGAGGACGTGTTGCCCGCGCTCGTCGCGGAGCCGTTCGATCCTGCCGACGCGCCACTGCGCACGTACGGCGACCCCGGCACCTGGGCCTGATCCGACTGGGCCTGATGTGACCCGCTCGCCTGCGAGGGCATTGTGGAACTGCCGTGGGTGCTCCGGTACCGCCGCCGCAGTTCCTGCCTCGCGGGGTTGGGGTGAGCGGGTGGTCGGTCTGCGTTAGGCAGAGGAGAGGCTGTCGGCGCACCTTGCCTCACAACAGTCTTCAATCCGCACCCTCTTACCCGGCCGAGTGACCTTTCCTGTTCACCCGTGTGACGCATGCGTCGGCGTGTTGCGCACGGTGCCGCCGGGACACGAGTGGCACGGTGGCCGATCATCGGTGACACTTCTTCCGGGTTGTTCTTGATCCGGACGTTGTCCCATGGCATCCGCGGTCCCACGGCGTCCGCGCAGACGTAACCGCAGGAGGTGGCGGTCGTGCTCCGACCCAGGTGTCCCCGGGCCGGCGAAGGTGCGGCAGTGAGGTCCGTGACCTCCCTGATCGTCGCCACGGTTCTCGCGCTCGTGCTCCCCGGCACGAGCGCGAGCGCGCCGCCGGCACCTCCGAACCCGAGCGACGAGGAGATCCAGTCCGGCCGCGCGGAATCGCAGAGCGCGGCGGGTCGGGTCGGAACGCTGGCCACCCACCTCGCCGAGGCGGAGGGGCAGCTGGTCAACCTCAACGCCCGGGTCGAAGTGAAAATGGAGGACGCCAACAAGGCACGGGTCGACCTGCAACGAGCACAGGACGATCATGCCGAGGCTCTCCAGATCGCCGAGTCGGCCGCCGCCGAGTCTCGCGCCGCCGCAGACCGCATCGAGGATCAACGACAGCGGCTCGACCAGTTCGCGGCAGGCAGCTACCGGCAGGGCAGCGCTCTGGGCTCCGCTTCCGCCTTCGTCGGGGCGGACAGCCCGAAGGAGGTTCTCGACCGAGCGGAGATGCTCGACGCGGTCAGTGCCTCGCAGGGTGAGGTCCTCGACGGCCTGCACCGAGCCAGGACGCACCAGGCCAACAAGGATTCGGTGGCGCGCGAGGCTCTCCAGGAGGCGGCGGCCAAGCGGTCCGCGGCAGACGACGCCCGCGCGACGGCCGAAGAGGCCGAGAACGCGGCCGTAGCGGCCCAGTCCGATCAGGTCGCCGAGAACGCTCGCCTCGAAAGCGAAAAGGACCGGCTGAACCGGGAGCTTCAGCAGGCGCGGTCGAACGTCGCGGGCCTGGAAGCGCAACGCGGCCGCTACGAGGACTGGCTGGCGGCCAAGGAACGAGAGGAACAAGCGGCGGCAGCGGCCGCCGCTGCGGCCGCAGAGGAGCAGAGCAGTGACTCGTCCGGCGACTCCGGCTCGTCCTCCGGCTCGACGGGTGAGGTCGGCGCCCCGGCAGGGGACTCCGTGGAGGTCGCGGTCGACCGAGCGTTGTCGCAGCTCGGCGTCACCTACGCATGGGGTGGCGGCAACGCGAACGGCCCGACCAAGGGGATCCGCGACGGAGGAGTCGCCGACTCCTACGGCGACTACCAGAAGGTCGGATTCGACTGTTCGGGCTTGATGATCTACGCCTTCGCCGGAGTCGGGGTCGAGTTGGCGCACTACAGCGGCTACCAATACGACTCAGGGACGAAGGTGCCGCTCTCACAGATGCAGCGTGGCGACATGCTGTTCTGGGAGGACGGCGGGCGCACGCACCACGTGGCGATGTACCTGGGCGACGGGCAGATGGTCGAAGCGCCGTACTCGGGCTCGCAGGTGCGGGTGACGTCGGTGCGTTACAGCGGCATCGCACCGTACGCGGTGCGCTTGCTCTGACGTGCGGCCGGCGCGGCGATCTCGAACCCGTGATGTGAGGATCGCGCCGTGGCATGGAACGGCGACCTGGCGGCGGTGGTGCTCGCAGGAGGCGCGGCGACTCGGCTCGGCGGCGTCGACAAGGCACGTGTGGAGGTGCACGGCCGGACGCTGTTGCAGCACACGCTCGCGGCCGTCGGTGAGGCGTCTCCGCTCGTCGTCGTGGGCCCGCCGCGCGAGACCGACCGCCCGGTGCGGTGGACACTCGAGAGCCCGGCGGGCGGGGGGCCGCTGGCCGCGATCGACGCGGGCCTGCGCGCCATGCCGGAGTGTCGCGGGCCGGTGGCTGTGGTCGCCGTCGACCATCCGTGCGTGACGGACGAGACGGTGTGCCGGTTGCTGACGGCGCTGCGTGCCGAGCCGGGCGCGACCGGCGCCGTGCTCGACGACGGCCGAATGCAGTGGTTGCTCGGCGTGTGGCAAAGCGAAACCTTGCGCGCCGTGATGCCGGAGCAGGTCAGTGGGCGATCGGTGCGCGCGGTGCTGTCGGAGCTGAGGCCGACGCGGGTTCCCGCGAAGGGCGCTGAAGCATCCGATGTGGACACACCCGGCGACGCACGGAGCTTCGACGCACGCTGACTGCGATTCGATCATGACTGCCGACAACAAGGCTTCCGGGCATGGCTGGTGGGAGACCGGTGACCCGGTTCTTCTCGGCAAGATGGCCACGGTGGTGGTGGAGCTGCAGTACCGGACACCGCAGGGGTGGAAGACCGTCGCGGTCGGGCCGTCGCGCAGCGGTGTCCGGTCGAATCAGACCGAGAAGCGCGCCAATGCCCGCCATGGGTGCTCGGCGGTCGCGCCCTTGGGAACTGGCGCAACGTTGTCGACGTCGACATCGAAGGTGAGATCGACTCACCAAACAAGGCTGTAAAGGAACAACTCGATCTCATGCCACCCCTCACTGGTCTGGCTGCCAACCCCGCGTTCATCGCCGGGGTTGGCGGCCGTCTGTCGATGCATCCCTCCATCGCGGCTCTGTGGGGGCGCGGCGAGTTCGAAATGGACATGTACTCGCTGTTGTTCCAGCGGGTGTCGCGCTGAGCTTCACCGACTTCTCCGTTCCCAGCCTCCCCGAGCTGCCCGTCCATTGGGACCAGCACGAAGCGCGCGGTGATTGGGAACAGGATGGCGCGGTGCGGGAGTTGGCCTGGCTGCTGGCCGGGCTGCCGCGGCCGGGTTCGCGGATTCCCGTCTGGCAGGCGATGACGTGCCTGAACGACGCGCTGCACCGGCTCGGTCACCTCGACGTGACCTACACGCAGGCGCTGCTTCCGCTGGGCGTCGACGTCGCGGCGAACAACCACTTCACGGCCACGCACCAGTGGTTCAAACTCACCCAACACGACGCGCCGCAGGAGATCAGCGTCTCGGCGCACTTCTCCGCCAGTGCTGTACGACCCGATCCCACCGCGTTCGCCGAGATCCTGGCGCAGAAGTCCCTGGGTGTGATCGAGGCCGCTGGTGCCGACGAGGCTCCTGCCGAAGCACCCGATCCCGGAGCGTTCGCCGGGGTCCTGCTCGCCGACGACGAGCTCGGCGCCCTGCACCTGCGCTGCACGGCGCCGGAGTGGTCGCTGGATCTTGCCGCCTACACGACCGACCTTGTCGCGGACGCCGCGCTGGCCTTCGCCCTTCGCGTCCCGGTGTCGGTCTCCGTCCTACACGCCGGAACCATCACTGGACACTGACGGACAGGAGCACTGGTCGCTCGCCCGTCAGGTTCGACTGTTCAACCATGTTCATCTATAACCATCGCTTCAGTGAAGGGTGAAATTAGCTCACCGTGTCGCCCTCCTGCATGCCGTCAGCACTCCCGAGAACCGCAATCAAGGACCAGTCGCTTCACAGCGCTCATA
Coding sequences within it:
- the mobA gene encoding molybdenum cofactor guanylyltransferase, whose translation is MAWNGDLAAVVLAGGAATRLGGVDKARVEVHGRTLLQHTLAAVGEASPLVVVGPPRETDRPVRWTLESPAGGGPLAAIDAGLRAMPECRGPVAVVAVDHPCVTDETVCRLLTALRAEPGATGAVLDDGRMQWLLGVWQSETLRAVMPEQVSGRSVRAVLSELRPTRVPAKGAEASDVDTPGDARSFDAR
- a CDS encoding SIR2 family NAD-dependent protein deacylase, giving the protein MAEQPVGEQPHDQWARAREVFASARRVTALTGAGVSTASGIPDFRGPQGMWTRNPESQRLTDISAYVADPEVRTLAWQRRLTHPAWDAVPGSAHRALADLDHAGRLGALITQNIDELHQQSGVDASRIIELHGTLFATICLDCGATGSMHASLARVRDGEGDPPCRACGGILKSRTVSFGESLDPAVLRAAQRAALNCDVFLAAGTSLTVAPAAGLAELSVRAGARLIICNAEPTPYDALATAVLGGALEDVLPALVAEPFDPADAPLRTYGDPGTWA
- a CDS encoding EamA family transporter gives rise to the protein MSLSLHHPRTTGLLFAIASAICFGGSGPAAKPLITAGLSPVQVAWLRLAGGALIMLPFALRHLDLVRREPRLLLGYGLFAIAGVQVFYFAAIATVPVGVALLIEFLGPVLVLGWIRFVQRRPVSRSAAIGVVLAVVGLAFVVEIWAGLGFDPVGLLLALGAAGCQAAYFLLSDRGSQVEPQALAAFGLLLGAVVVTFIAWPWRMDWSILAGSVEFAGTPLPAILALGWVVVVSTVLAYLTGIVAVRRLSPPVAGGVAFLEPVVATVLAWLLLSEELGPLQLLGGAVVLAGAYIAQRAAPSNVRDHELVGI
- a CDS encoding cation-translocating P-type ATPase, translating into MPLGWLLSRASDMAAPVAHAVDTLLASPSQRRMYRSEERVHLELRGTQESGTDIARAVENRLNDRAGVHAAEVNAVLGRVVVDHDSQLVDVDQLAGIVAEVEAEYGLDQHGPAPGSAAHPANADTLLREVGALGTSLVGLGYASIGAVLPVPGVSPLVPAVTSLVDSVPWLRTQCRDRLGPTVTDTALTLGGAATQSLAGSPLGVFVDACGRWSASREAIARHQAWQRWDATAAPGHHRSEPVSTEPRPTVLADGPVERVSNFAGGAALAGYAAVLASTRDPQRALAALLAGIPRPAKAGREAFSAQMSVTLSNRDALVLDPEALRRLDRVDTVVIDSDVLVTGGRSIDSVTLINTSADESELFDRATALVDPLHPTRRHERDGWTTGPLSDYPLPEDVRDLAHQQRARGADVAVLGFESTPIALVTVAAELDPLAEAWVEAARSSAEVVVGGVSSKLDRRLRVERLVAGGTHLASSVRDLQAEGRTVAVVSTRSAAALTASDVGIGVQRATPPWSADVVCPDGASTHLLLSSVQGARSASRQAAGLSTAGSSVAALFAAFGPSAGAPARASVPVQCATLGALGAGTWIGMQTSRQPPPVPQQRTPWHAMPPETVLNVLSTSERGLSASASADRTTPRNENAPRTGIVSATVEGLINPMTPVLAAGAAVSAALGSALDAVLITGVLAVSATVDGVQRIATDRELAHLLDAGQLPVRLRRNDEVSTVPADQLVPGDIVEFQAGDGVPADCRVLAADRLELDESSLTGESRLVSKSVDATTASTPGDRTSMLYQGTAVASGTATAVVVATGASTELGRTTQEAQSSSGGNGGVEARMSELTKQLLPISVGAGTVLFGVDLLRRNPVGETIGRAVGLAVAAVPEGLPFVATLAELAAARRLSRRGVLVRSPSTIEALGRVDALCFDKTGTLTQGRITLHEVSDGRSSRRLDGLHDWHRRVVTTAARASPRPNGEPVPHLTDRAVLDGAEELGLGANGSELHAELPFEPSRGFHAARSDQHLNVKGAPEVLLDRCTGWRDENGVTAFDAHGRAAVEAEIERLALLGYRVLAVAERSASDRAELEEDDVDDLDFIGLLGLADPVHPTAADAVGRLQRSGVDVVMITGDHPSTAEAIASELDMLRGKRVMVGGELDDLDDDQLDGELGKIAVFARVSPAQKARIVTRLRAGDRTVAMTGDGANDVPAIGLAHVGIAFGSRATSAAREAADLVVADDTIETLTDGIVEGRGMWMSVHDALSVLLGGNLGEIGYSVGAGLFGAGAALNTRQLLLVNMLTDVLPAIAIAVRPPPDATPEKLLSEGPDVSLGRSLTRDVYARAAVTSAAAGVAWVAARPIATVGQARTTGLVALVAAQMTQTLAVRGRTPLVLAAGLGSLCILGTVVQVPGLSHFFGSRPLLPHQWAIAVATAVLAAVAMLLWQRFAPAIEP
- a CDS encoding NlpC/P60 family protein, yielding MRSVTSLIVATVLALVLPGTSASAPPAPPNPSDEEIQSGRAESQSAAGRVGTLATHLAEAEGQLVNLNARVEVKMEDANKARVDLQRAQDDHAEALQIAESAAAESRAAADRIEDQRQRLDQFAAGSYRQGSALGSASAFVGADSPKEVLDRAEMLDAVSASQGEVLDGLHRARTHQANKDSVAREALQEAAAKRSAADDARATAEEAENAAVAAQSDQVAENARLESEKDRLNRELQQARSNVAGLEAQRGRYEDWLAAKEREEQAAAAAAAAAAEEQSSDSSGDSGSSSGSTGEVGAPAGDSVEVAVDRALSQLGVTYAWGGGNANGPTKGIRDGGVADSYGDYQKVGFDCSGLMIYAFAGVGVELAHYSGYQYDSGTKVPLSQMQRGDMLFWEDGGRTHHVAMYLGDGQMVEAPYSGSQVRVTSVRYSGIAPYAVRLL